A genomic segment from Fusarium keratoplasticum isolate Fu6.1 chromosome 10, whole genome shotgun sequence encodes:
- a CDS encoding MFS domain-containing protein, with protein sequence MADREPNQTAVMSHSLGSTRTIVVDGGSDDGKTHQFNEQTNYVPKRAIITIFLACASVDLLALMDQTMLATSLYIIGNALGSTAEVSWIASGYFITSTVGQLMYGRLSDIWSRKIILLTGLAIFFVGSLASSLAQSVLQLTIFRAFTGIGGGGLMTVAQLIVSDVVPLRERGKYQGILGAVVAIANGVGPVIGGALSSKSEDSWRWIFRMQLPLTLFTTCCVLFSMPLKKVEGDWRLKLKAVDFLGIFLALAGMTVVILGLTWGGNEYSWNSAQVITTLVVGTAVSVAFILWQWKGPRYPLIPLHIFKSKIVNGACLTMAINGWNFVMQVYYVPSFYQLVYGYSATKAGAMLLPITLLQTVSSTLSGLVVHWVGRYRECILFGWLCWAVGLGLMSTLDENTGVGKQIGYSILIGVGVGNTLQPALIATQAGVERRDMAVVTSFRNFVRNLGATLGLAVCGTVLNNILANSLSVLDLDSKESKTLIGNPQTFLDTVSSSEAERIRSVLIPAYRKGFRVIFLIGASVAALAFVLAFVLMPQVDLARPDDAKLKEEGRRAYEEKRNKSAA encoded by the exons ATGGCAGACCGTGAACCGAATCAAACGGCTGTCATGAGCCATAGCCTGGGCTCGACCAGGACgatcgtcgtcgatggagGCTCCGATGACGGAAAGACTCATCAGTTCAACGAGCAGACCAACTATGTGCCCAAAAGGGCCATCATAACG ATTTTTCTTGCGTGCGCAAGCGTCGACCTGTTGGCTCTCATGGACCAGACCATGTTGGCGACCAGCTTGTACATCATTGGAAACGCATTGGGCTCAACAGCCGAAGTCTCATGGATAGCAAGCGGTTATTTCAT AACATCGACGGTTGGACAACTGATGTATGGAAGACTGTCCGACATTTGGTCCCGCAAGATTATCCTCCTGACAGGCCTGGCAATCTTCTTTGTTGGCTCCCTGGCCTCATCCCTTGCCCAGTCTGTGCTTCAGCTCACCATATTCCGCGCCTTCACCGGTATCGGAGGAGGCGGTCTGATGACTGTCGCCCAGCTAATCGTGAGCGATGTCGTGCCTCTGCGGGAGAGGGGTAAATACCAGGGCATCCTG GGTGCTGTCGTGGCAATTGCCAATGGTGTTGGCCCCGTCATTGGTGGTGCGCTCTCTTCAAAGTCTGAAGATTCGTGGCGTTGGATCTTTCGTATGCAGCTGCCGCTGACGTTGTTCACTACTTGCTGCGTCTTGTTTTCTATGCCCCTGAAGAAGGTGGAGGGTGACTGGAGATT GAAGCTCAAAGCTGTCGATTTCTTGGGCATATTCCTCGCACTGGCTGGAATGACTGTTGTCATTCTGGGCTTAACCTGGGGAGGTAATGAATATTCCTGGAACTCAGCTCAGGTTATCACCACATTGGTGGTTGGCACAGCAGTTTCGGTAGCCTTTATCCTGTGGCAGTGGAAGGGCCCTCGATATCCCTTAATCCCCT TACACATCTTCAAATCCAAGATCGTCAACGGGGCCTgcttgaccatggccatcaacGGATGGAACTTTGTCATGCAGGTTTATTACGTACCCTCGTTCTACCAGTTGGTGTATGGCTACTCGGCCACCAAAGCGGGTGCGATGCTACTACCCATCACTCTCTTGCAGACCGTAAGCAGCACCCTTTCTGGCCTGGTGGTGCACTGGGTAGGCCGCTACCGTGAGTGCATTCTTTTTGGGTGGCTATGCTGGGCCGTTGGGCTTGGGTTGATGTCGACTCTTGATGAGAACACGGGAGTTGGTAAGCAGATTGGATATTCTATCCTCATTGGAGTGGGGGTTGGAAATACTCTTCAACC TGCTCTTATTGCCACACAGGCCGGCGTCGAGAGGCGCGACATGGCTGTTGTGACATCATTTAGAAA CTTCGTGAGAAACTTGGGGGCGACACTGGGCCTTGCAGTCTGTGGCACAGTTCT AAACAATATTCTCGCCAATTCTCTATCCGTATTGgaccttgacagcaaagAGTCAAAGACGCTGATAGGTAACCCTCAAACATTCTTAGACACCGTCTCGTCGAGCGAGGCCGAGAGGATCCGCTCTGTCCTTATTCCCGCGTATAGAAAGGGGTTTAGGGTGATTTTTCTCATCGGGGCTTCTGTGGCTGCCCTTGCCTTTGTCCTGGCCTTTGTGCTCATGCCTCAGGTTGATCTTGCGAGACCGGATGACGCTAAGCTGAAGGAGGAAGGGCGCAGGGCATACGAGGAGAAACGCAATAAGAGCGCAGCGTAA
- a CDS encoding Na-H-Exchanger domain-containing protein, which produces MQSSLSYHEPSITAISILSGFLLLLNLLNYGLDKIAYCGLIGQVALGIAWGTPGAKWLSREVEDAVMQLGYLGLILIVYEGGLATSFKSLKANIGLSSGVAVTGILLPIGLSFALKSMFNASLLQAFAAGAALCSTSLGTTFTILGTSDLSTTRLGVVLTSAAMMDDVVGLIMVQVISNLGGDSFDAVTVVRPVMVSLAFAVLMPLLGRFVVMPVTAKLNAFREAHPSGKVAQLLRLRQTAFVIHTALLLGLVVGATFAGTSSLLAAYIAGATISWWDSEVPHVPDRVPNNSPRAEITEERNQSSDNTITDQAAPVQTSLPLAMDGGSGMDVYERYYKTAVEHILKPFFFASIGFSVPITRLFSGPVAWRGIIYTVLMTISKLACGIWLVSFANPLRPFQKIAQRLAVMCKRNPKPLVPGAQCADPDSAGQDRATPSDPTEEREAVPLGALADTSARPVSPELRNSTPKPEKAVSLYPACIVGLGMVARGEIGFLIAALAESKGVFGRPPNGQPSELFLIVTWAISLCTVIGPICVGLLVNRVKQLEAGSLKKRGEGKRNVLGAWGVS; this is translated from the exons ATGCAGTCTTCGCTCTCGTATCACGAACCCTCCATCACCGCTATCTCCATCCTTTCTGGATTTCTTCTGTTGTTGAACTTGCTCAATTATGGCCTAGACAAGATCGCGTATTGTGGCCTTATCGGTCAGGTTGCTCTTGGCATTGCTTGGGGTACTCCTGGTGCGAAATGGCTCTCTCGTGAAGTCGAGGATGCTGTCATGCAGCTGGGATATCTTGGGCTCATTCTTATCGTATATGAGG GTGGTTTAGCAACCTCGTTCAAGTCACTGAAGGCCAATATTGGTCTCTCGTCTGGCGTCGCTGTTACCGGCATCCTTCTACCCATCGGCCTATCCTTCGCTTTAAAGTCCATGTTCAATGCATCCCTACTGCAGGCTTTTGCTGCAGGCGCTGCTCTCTGCTCAACAAGCCTGGGCACCACATTCACCATCCTGGGCACGAGTGACCTGTCAACAACAAGGCTTGGCGTCGTCTTGACAAGTgccgccatgatggatgatgtggTAGGTCTCATCATGGTTCAGGTCATTTCGAATCTGGGAGGAGACTCGTTTGATGCCGTCACTGTTGTCAGACCCGTCATGGTATCCCTCGCCTTTGCAGTTCTGATGCCCCTCCTTGGCAGATTCGTGGTGATGCCTGTCActgccaagctcaacgcTTTCCGTGAGGCGCACCCCTCCGGAAAGGTAGCCCAGCTACTCAGGCTGAGACAGACCGCCTTTGTCATCCACAcagccctccttcttggtcttgtcgtGGGTGCCACCTTTGCAGGCACCTCGAGCCTCCTAGCGGCATACATCGCTGGCGCAACCATCAGTTGGTGGGACTCTGAGGTTCCTCACGTCCCAGACCGAGTACCAAACAATTCTCCCCGAGCTGAGATCACAGAAGAGAGAAATCAGAGCAGTGATAACACCATCACGGATCAAGCAGCCCCGGTGCAAACAAGCTTGCCCCTAGCTATGGACGGCGGATCCGGCATGGACGTCTATGAACGTTACTACAAGACTGCCGTCGAGCATATcttgaagcccttcttcttt GCATCCATCGGCTTCTCTGTCCCCATCACTCGACTGTTTTCCGGACCTGTGGCATGGCGAGGTATCATATACACAGTTCTCATGACTATTAGCAAGCTAGCCTGTGGCATCTGGTTGGTTTCCTTTGCAAACCCCCTCCGACCCTTCCAGAAGATCGCGCAGAGGCTTGCCGTCATGTGCAAGCGAAATCCAAAGCCCCTTGTCCCTGGAGCACAGTGCGCAGACCCCGACTCAGCCGGTCAGGATAGAGCAACGCCATCGGATCCGACAGAGGAGCGAGAGGCCGTGCCTCTGGGAGCACTGGCCGATACAAGTGCGCGTCCCGTTTCTCCTGAACTTCGCAATTCGACACCGAAGCCTGAAAAGGCAGTGTCTCTGTATCCAGCATGCATCGTCGGTCTCGGCATGGTTGCTCGAGGAGAGATTGGATTTCTGATTGCTGCACTGGCAGAGAGCAAAGGGGTATTTGGCCGCCCGCCAAATGGTCAACCCTCAGAGCTGTTCCTTATCGTGACTTGGGCCATCTCTCTCTGCACAGTCATTGGACCTATCTGCGTTGGGCTTCTCGTGAATAGAGTGAAGCAGTTGGAGGCTGGAAGTTTGAAGAAAAGAGGCGAGGGTAAGCGGAATGTTCTTGGGGCCTGGGGAGTGAGCTAG
- a CDS encoding Rhodanese domain-containing protein has translation MASPNPLNVYKGPDSVKQYFDPESSPPLPLVEIPDCLNPFREDGVRIYAKMMTMHPANNVKAMPALNLLQKCVVPGQTKTVVEYSSGSTVLSMSLISRAIHDIDDVRAFLSNKTSAAKLRLMQFFGIDITLFGGPSQPEPIDERGGIRAAQRLAHESDSVINPNQYENDLNWNAHIRWTGPQIFRQLPEINVICAGMGTSGTMTGLGTYFKEAKPSVYRLGVCTAPGDRVPGPRSFALMAPVEFPWKQAIDHIEEVDSHNSFSLSLDLCRQGIVSGPSSGFNLRGLYQFLEKRKAEGTLSELAGPDGTVHCVFLCCDLPYQYINEYFDKLGDSYFPTIKNEDLLKADLYRYDEKWERPASEALDAFFDIDRGALLDMVLSDPKSGSMGAFELQNMLRSRQDAVVIDLRQPDDFGAFHLPGSVNMPFTQQSSPSPFSDAKILESLWQRLEATFKAPSQELKTLLQDKRILLTCYDGDSARVATSVLRAKDYEADSIRGGFTALSKMRQSSSQVTLDGSRETSPWMELSQETYGIQSAPVSL, from the exons ATGGCGAGCCCAAATCCCCTCAACGTGTACAAAGGACCCGACTCTGTCAAGCAGTATTTCGACCCGGAATCGTCGCCCCCACTCCCTCTCGTCGAGATCCCCGACTGCCTGAACCCCTTCCGTGAAGATGGAGTCCGCATCTAcgccaagatgatgacgatgcaTCCCGCAAACAACGTGAAAGCCATGCCAG CTCTCAACCTCTTGCAAAAATGCGTGGTACCTGGACAGACAAAGACAGTGGTTGAATACAGCTCTGGCTCAACTGTGCTGTCCATGTCATTGATATCTCGTGCAATTCACGATATCGATGACGTGAGGGCGTTTCTGAGCAACAAGACAAGCGCAGCAAAGTTACGACTCATGCAGTTTTTCGGTATTGACAT AACGCTCTTTGGTGgtccttctcagccagagCCTATTGATGAGCGTGGTGGTATCAGGGCAGCACAGAGATTGGCTCATGAGTCAGACTCTGTCATAAACCCCAACCAGTACGAGAACGACTTG AACTGGAATGCTCACATAAGATGGACTGGGCCTCAAATTTTCAGGCAGCTCCCAGAAATCAACGTGATCTGCGCTGGGATGGGCACATCAG GAACTATGACAGGACTAGGCACTTATTTCAAAGAGGCCAAGCCTTCTGTCTATCGATTAGG AGTATGCACTGCGCCAGGTGACAGAGTCCCCGGCCCACGATCATTCGCCCTCATGGCACCTGTCGAGTTCCCCTGGAAACAGGCCATCGACCACATCGAAGAAGTTGATTCTCACAactccttttccttgtcgCTCGACCTCTGCCGACAGGGCATTGTGTCTGGTCCTTCGTCTGGGTTCAACCTCAGAGGCCTTTACCAGTTTCTCGAGAAACGAAAGGCCGAGGGCACACTTTCCGAGCTGGCTGGACCAGATGGCACCGTTCACTGCGTGTTCTTGTGCTGCGACCTGCCGTATCAGTATATCAATGAGTACTTTGATAAGCTTGGCGACAGCTACTTTCCAACCATCAAGAATGAG gatctcctcaaggccgaccTCTATCGATACGACGAAAAGTGGGAAAGGCCAGCTTCAGAGGCGCTCGATGCTTTCTTTGATATTGACCGAGGGGCACTCCTCGACATGGTTCTCTCCGATCCCAAGAGCGGATCGATGGGCGCCTTTGAACTTCAGAACATGTTGCGCTCTCGACAAGACGCTGTGGTCATCGACCTCCGACAACCAGACGACTTTGGAGCCTTCCATCTCCCAGGCTCCGTCAACATGCCTTTCACCCAGCAGTCTTCTCCAAGTCCGTTCTCAGACGCAAAGATCCTCGAATCTCTGTGGCAAAGACTTGAAGCCACGTTCAAGGCCCCAAGCCAAGAGCTCAAGACTCTCCTCCAGGACAAGCGAATACTTCTTACATGTTACGACGGAGACAGCGCTCGCGTCGCGACCAGCGTCCTGCGGGCCAAGGATTATGAGGCTGACAGCATAAGAGGGGGTTTCACAGCGTTGAGCAAGATGCGGCAGAGTTCGAGTCAGGTTACTCTGGATGGAAGTCGTGAGACCTCGCCGTGGATGGAGCTGAGTCAAGAGACTTATGGGATCCAGTCTGCTCCAGTTTCGCTTTGA